One genomic segment of Actinoplanes ianthinogenes includes these proteins:
- the sbnB gene encoding 2,3-diaminopropionate biosynthesis protein SbnB — MFSFDVVPGKVVKDILDSSAPALVDLVEDVYLRHDAGRTVNPDSYFLRFPDRPDSRIIALPAAGDLPGGELAGIKWIASFPGNVSAGLPRASAVLILNDLATGYPIACLEAAGISAARTAASAAVAARAVARHLPPSGQVGIVGAGVIARTILRFLHLTGYPCGDVVVHDLDTASAARLVEFADELGLRARHGDLAAVLDCQTVVTATTALEPYIDRPLRPGQLALNVSLRDFTPEVVLGATNVLDDVEHCMKANTSPHLAEQRTGNRDFVTGTIAEFVRGVHRPDPDRGVLVSPFGLGVLDLAVGRYVLDQAQRQNATVAVPEFFGETSRW; from the coding sequence ATGTTCTCGTTTGACGTGGTGCCCGGCAAGGTGGTGAAGGACATCCTGGACAGTTCGGCGCCCGCCCTGGTCGACCTGGTCGAGGACGTCTACCTACGGCACGACGCCGGCCGCACGGTCAACCCGGACAGCTACTTCCTGCGCTTTCCGGACCGCCCCGACTCGCGGATCATCGCCCTGCCGGCCGCCGGTGACCTGCCCGGCGGCGAGCTGGCCGGGATCAAGTGGATCGCCAGCTTCCCCGGCAACGTGTCCGCCGGCCTCCCCCGCGCCTCGGCCGTGCTGATCCTCAACGACCTGGCCACCGGCTATCCGATCGCCTGCCTGGAGGCGGCCGGGATCAGCGCTGCCCGGACCGCCGCCTCGGCCGCCGTCGCGGCCCGCGCGGTGGCCCGGCACCTGCCGCCGTCCGGGCAGGTGGGCATCGTCGGGGCCGGCGTCATCGCCCGGACCATCCTGCGCTTCCTGCACCTGACCGGCTATCCCTGCGGGGACGTGGTGGTGCACGACCTGGACACCGCCTCGGCCGCGCGGCTCGTCGAGTTCGCCGACGAGCTGGGTCTGCGGGCCCGGCACGGCGACCTGGCCGCGGTGCTCGACTGCCAGACCGTGGTGACCGCGACGACCGCGCTGGAGCCGTACATCGATCGGCCGCTGCGCCCCGGTCAGCTGGCCCTCAACGTCTCGCTGCGCGACTTCACCCCCGAGGTGGTGCTCGGCGCGACCAACGTGCTCGACGACGTGGAGCACTGCATGAAGGCGAACACCTCGCCGCACCTGGCCGAGCAGCGCACCGGGAACCGGGACTTCGTCACCGGCACGATCGCCGAGTTCGTCCGCGGCGTGCACCGCCCGGACCCGGACCGCGGCGTGCTGGTGTCCCCGTTCGGGCTCGGCGTCCTCGACCTCGCGGTCGGCCGGTACGTCCTCGACCAGGCCCAGCGCCAGAACGCCACCGTGGCGGTCCCGGAGTTCTTCGGGGAGACGAGCCGATGGTGA
- a CDS encoding FAD/NAD(P)-binding protein — MVRIAVIGCGPRGLSAVERVISYATAHPDRPVALTVVEPGELGVGLHDRDQPEYLLLNTVAGQLTIFSDATMVPGAPVTTGPDLFRWCRERGVTVPSHAGRRGVRYDDFLPRRLLGDYLAWAAGELLGRAPGNLRIDVRREVAAAVRPAGGHAVVELAGGGTLHADLAVVTTGHGLPASGGAGSPVARAYPLPAGVAGIAAGKTVAVIGTGLTAMDVIATLTVGRGGRHEVTADGHRYLPSGDEPAIVLVNRSGWLPAARPRLTRDRAPSTVSAFTAEAIDRLRERAADGRLSYWDDVEPLLRADLEAGLDEPGRLLVNRLFGASETWKTVAEWREQVLAQTRYDLAEAERGLGASTLKDRLEVLRDHRETLRRIADGGLTEQGHRDFFGALSATVNRTVIGPPLQRIAELLALVDAGVLDVGLGPAPDLAPAGAGWELRSTALKEPVTRSVDAVVAAHLSWPSAGEDRDPVTASIRSWAAPGRLPGELPLDRDGRVRTAGGQVTPIAVFGPPAEGASYYNHYVPSPGAWSRALTDLDRALAPRFDLDLPDIDFPDIDFADFEEQTA; from the coding sequence ATGGTGAGGATCGCGGTGATCGGCTGCGGGCCGCGTGGCCTGTCCGCGGTGGAACGGGTCATCTCGTACGCCACCGCGCACCCGGACCGGCCCGTCGCGCTGACCGTCGTGGAGCCGGGCGAGCTCGGCGTCGGCCTGCACGACCGGGACCAGCCGGAATACCTGCTGCTGAACACCGTGGCCGGGCAGCTGACCATCTTCTCCGACGCGACCATGGTGCCCGGCGCCCCGGTCACCACCGGCCCGGACCTGTTCCGCTGGTGCCGCGAGCGCGGGGTGACCGTGCCCAGCCACGCCGGCCGCCGCGGCGTCCGGTACGACGACTTCCTGCCCCGCCGCCTGCTTGGCGACTACCTGGCCTGGGCGGCCGGTGAGCTGCTCGGCCGGGCGCCCGGCAACCTGCGGATCGACGTCCGGCGGGAGGTCGCGGCAGCGGTCCGGCCGGCCGGCGGCCACGCCGTCGTCGAGCTGGCCGGCGGCGGCACGCTCCACGCCGACCTGGCCGTGGTCACCACCGGGCACGGGCTGCCCGCGTCGGGCGGGGCCGGGTCGCCGGTGGCTCGGGCGTACCCGCTGCCGGCCGGTGTCGCCGGGATCGCGGCCGGGAAGACGGTCGCGGTCATCGGCACCGGGCTGACCGCGATGGACGTGATCGCCACGCTGACCGTCGGCCGCGGCGGGCGCCACGAGGTGACCGCGGACGGCCACCGCTACCTGCCGTCCGGCGACGAGCCGGCGATCGTCCTGGTCAACCGCAGCGGCTGGCTGCCCGCGGCCCGGCCCCGGCTGACCCGTGACCGGGCGCCGAGCACGGTCAGCGCGTTCACCGCGGAGGCGATCGACCGGCTGCGGGAGCGCGCCGCGGACGGCCGGCTCAGCTACTGGGACGACGTCGAGCCGCTGCTGCGCGCCGACCTGGAGGCCGGGCTGGACGAGCCGGGCCGGCTGCTGGTCAACCGGCTGTTCGGCGCGTCGGAGACCTGGAAGACCGTCGCCGAGTGGCGCGAGCAGGTGCTGGCCCAGACCCGGTACGACCTCGCCGAGGCGGAGCGCGGGCTGGGCGCGAGCACGCTCAAGGACCGGCTGGAGGTGCTCCGCGACCACCGGGAGACGCTGCGCCGGATCGCCGACGGCGGGCTGACCGAGCAGGGGCACCGGGACTTCTTCGGTGCGCTCAGCGCGACGGTCAACCGTACGGTGATCGGCCCGCCCCTCCAGCGCATCGCCGAGCTGCTCGCCCTGGTCGACGCCGGCGTCCTGGACGTCGGGCTCGGACCGGCCCCGGACCTGGCGCCCGCCGGCGCCGGCTGGGAGCTGCGCTCGACCGCCCTGAAGGAGCCGGTCACCCGGTCCGTCGACGCCGTCGTCGCGGCACACCTGTCCTGGCCGTCGGCCGGCGAGGACCGGGATCCGGTCACCGCCTCGATCCGGTCCTGGGCGGCGCCCGGCCGGCTGCCCGGGGAGCTGCCGCTGGACCGGGACGGCCGGGTGCGTACGGCCGGCGGGCAGGTCACCCCGATCGCCGTCTTCGGCCCGCCCGCCGAGGGCGCCAGCTACTACAACCACTACGTCCCGTCGCCCGGGGCGTGGTCCCGGGCCCTCACCGACCTGGACCGGGCCCTGGCGCCGCGGTTCGACCTCGACCTCCCAGACATCGACTTCCCAGACATCGACTTCGCCGACTTCGAGGAGCAGACAGCATGA
- a CDS encoding trans-sulfuration enzyme family protein, protein MSTATAAPVSAATAVAQALGRRARDTGAYPPAVSVGVTYVRDRDYALPTPMAYQRDQGSPAFEQVEELLTHLEHGTEALLMSSGMAAITAVFQALPSGSRVVVPEVKYFGLTKWLRTFGADQGLTVVEVPMDDLDAVRAALRAAPTALVWVETPANPTWKVTDVAAVAQLARQAGALLAVDNTVATPVHTNPLLLGASIVMHSATKYLNGHDDVMAGGLVTDGSVPELWERLKEQRRLAGQIPGTLEAYLLQRGMRTLTVRMPAVSRSAMEIATYFSEHPLVERVAYPGLASDPGHRVAAKQMSGGFSGMMSVFLRAKGGAALETAKATELFLPATSLGGTASLIEHRFTFEGPGSRSPENMVRLSVGLEDTGELIADLEQAIAYGSKAV, encoded by the coding sequence ATGAGCACGGCCACAGCCGCACCCGTCTCCGCCGCCACCGCGGTGGCCCAGGCGCTGGGGCGGCGCGCCCGCGACACCGGCGCGTACCCACCGGCGGTCTCGGTCGGCGTCACCTACGTGCGGGACCGCGACTATGCGCTGCCGACGCCGATGGCGTACCAGCGGGACCAGGGCAGTCCCGCGTTCGAGCAGGTGGAGGAGCTGCTCACGCACCTGGAGCACGGCACCGAGGCGCTGCTGATGTCGTCCGGGATGGCCGCCATCACGGCGGTGTTCCAGGCCCTGCCGTCCGGCTCCCGGGTGGTGGTCCCCGAGGTCAAGTACTTCGGGCTGACCAAGTGGCTGCGCACCTTCGGCGCCGACCAGGGCCTGACCGTGGTCGAGGTGCCGATGGACGACCTGGACGCGGTCCGGGCCGCGCTGCGGGCCGCGCCGACCGCGCTGGTCTGGGTGGAGACGCCGGCCAATCCCACCTGGAAGGTCACCGACGTGGCCGCCGTCGCGCAGCTGGCCAGGCAGGCCGGGGCGTTGCTCGCGGTGGACAACACCGTGGCCACCCCGGTACACACCAACCCGCTGCTGCTGGGCGCCTCGATCGTCATGCACTCGGCCACCAAGTACCTCAACGGGCACGACGACGTGATGGCCGGCGGGCTGGTCACCGACGGCTCGGTGCCGGAGCTGTGGGAGCGGCTCAAGGAGCAGCGCCGGCTCGCCGGGCAGATCCCGGGCACCCTGGAGGCGTACCTGTTGCAGCGCGGGATGCGGACGCTGACCGTACGGATGCCGGCCGTGTCCCGCTCGGCCATGGAAATCGCCACCTACTTCAGCGAGCACCCGCTGGTGGAGCGGGTCGCCTACCCCGGACTGGCCTCCGACCCCGGGCACCGGGTGGCGGCCAAGCAGATGTCCGGCGGGTTCAGCGGGATGATGTCGGTCTTCCTGAGGGCCAAGGGCGGCGCCGCGCTGGAGACGGCGAAGGCCACCGAGCTGTTCCTGCCGGCCACCTCGCTGGGCGGCACGGCCAGCCTGATCGAGCACCGGTTCACCTTCGAGGGGCCGGGCAGCCGGTCGCCGGAGAACATGGTCCGGCTCTCCGTCGGGCTGGAGGACACCGGCGAGTTGATCGCCGATCTGGAGCAGGCAATCGCGTACGGAAGCAAGGCGGTCTGA
- a CDS encoding benzoate/H(+) symporter BenE family transporter, with the protein MRKDFSISAVVAGLIAVLVSYSGPFVVVLAAARASGLTEAQTTSWVWAISIGSGLTCLVLSLISKQPVITAWSTPGAALLVGSLGAYKYSDAIGAFLFAAVGMTILGFSGLFGKILARVPKGIVSAMLAGILLPFALAAFQELPHAPAVVVTVLAGYFVGRRKFPRYAVLIALASGAAVAAVQGDLHLGGLHLGIGLPQATMPTFNVSALFSIGLPLLVVTMASQNAPGLAVLRGSGYVPNDRLLLTGTGLTSVLLAPFGSHAINLAAITAAICTGEEAHPNPRRRYVAGAACGVFYLICGFLGTGLVQVFTALPKPLVAAVAGVALLGALLGGLAGAMEDVPAREGALITLAATASGLTVAHVGAAFWGLVSGVAVHLILTATRRRKPAAAPETSSEVERTEPVLVGSAPGR; encoded by the coding sequence ATGCGCAAGGACTTCTCGATCTCGGCGGTGGTGGCCGGGCTGATCGCGGTGCTGGTCTCCTATTCCGGGCCGTTCGTGGTGGTGCTCGCCGCGGCCCGCGCGTCCGGGCTGACCGAGGCGCAGACCACGTCCTGGGTGTGGGCGATCTCGATCGGCAGCGGGCTCACCTGCCTGGTGCTCAGCCTGATCAGCAAGCAGCCGGTGATCACCGCGTGGTCCACGCCGGGCGCGGCGCTGCTGGTCGGCTCGCTCGGCGCCTACAAGTACTCCGACGCGATCGGCGCGTTCCTGTTCGCCGCCGTCGGGATGACGATCCTCGGCTTCTCCGGCCTGTTCGGCAAGATCCTGGCCCGGGTGCCGAAGGGGATCGTCTCGGCCATGCTGGCCGGCATCCTGCTGCCGTTCGCGCTCGCCGCGTTCCAGGAGTTGCCGCACGCCCCGGCAGTCGTGGTGACCGTGCTGGCCGGCTACTTCGTCGGCCGCCGCAAGTTCCCCCGCTACGCCGTGCTGATCGCCCTCGCGTCCGGTGCCGCGGTCGCCGCTGTCCAGGGCGACCTGCACCTCGGTGGCCTGCACCTGGGGATCGGGCTGCCCCAGGCGACCATGCCGACCTTCAACGTCTCGGCGCTGTTCAGCATCGGCCTGCCGCTGCTCGTGGTGACGATGGCCTCGCAGAACGCGCCCGGCCTGGCCGTGCTGCGCGGCAGCGGGTACGTCCCGAACGACCGGCTGCTGCTCACCGGCACCGGCCTGACCTCGGTGCTGCTCGCGCCGTTCGGCAGCCACGCCATCAACCTGGCGGCGATCACCGCGGCCATCTGCACCGGCGAGGAGGCCCACCCGAACCCGCGCCGCCGCTACGTCGCCGGCGCCGCCTGCGGCGTGTTCTACCTGATCTGCGGGTTCCTCGGCACCGGGCTGGTGCAGGTCTTCACCGCGCTGCCCAAGCCGCTGGTCGCCGCGGTGGCCGGGGTTGCCCTGCTGGGCGCGCTGCTCGGCGGCCTGGCCGGGGCGATGGAGGACGTGCCGGCCCGGGAGGGTGCGCTGATCACGCTGGCGGCGACCGCGTCCGGGCTGACCGTGGCGCACGTCGGCGCGGCGTTCTGGGGCCTGGTCAGCGGCGTCGCCGTGCACCTGATCCTGACCGCGACCCGGCGCCGCAAGCCGGCGGCCGCCCCGGAGACCTCCTCCGAAGTGGAGCGGACGGAACCCGTCCTGGTGGGGAGCGCGCCCGGGCGGTGA
- a CDS encoding MFS transporter → MEQHENAGLSGRERRLGILLAAAMFVLVVDTSLMNVSIAAVVRDLDTTTSGVQSAIALEALVSAAFILIGGKVGDLIGRKRAYVLGLLGYAVGALAMTLAQSLTVVIIFWALIGGIGASLLLPAMQSLIHGNFQGATQRRVYALVGAAAAIAAAVGPLLGGFITTYLSWRVGFALEVVIIAIALSGIGLVRNVEYTGPRTVDVVGSALSVVGMGGIVLGILVWQEGGDRVLALLVLGVAALAGLAFWLVRRKRLGKAHLLDPALFKSALFKVGISQQLLQQIALGGLMIALPIYLQMVLEYTAMEAGLSLAPLSLSMFVVALLAGKRAGRRRPANIVGTGFLLLTVGVLILIPLVPRAHFGWALLIPLAIAGGGLGLLVSQLNDYTLAPISEERVSEAAAVNSAGGSFGLSFGLAFAGAVMLATLAASFTAKADASTVLSPAEQTRVAEVLNENAEVMTNTHLDELLAGQPPATKAEIIRINTEARPIALQVALLIPLLAALLGLLNSIRMRRLPDPERSNADGAILG, encoded by the coding sequence ATGGAACAGCACGAGAACGCCGGGTTGAGCGGTCGTGAACGGCGCCTGGGGATCCTCCTCGCCGCCGCGATGTTCGTGCTGGTCGTGGACACCTCCCTGATGAACGTCTCGATCGCCGCGGTGGTACGCGACCTGGACACCACCACCAGCGGCGTGCAGAGCGCGATCGCCCTGGAGGCGCTGGTGTCCGCCGCGTTCATCCTGATCGGCGGCAAGGTCGGCGACCTCATCGGGCGCAAGCGGGCGTACGTCCTCGGCCTGCTCGGCTACGCCGTCGGCGCGCTGGCGATGACGCTGGCGCAGAGCCTCACCGTGGTCATCATCTTCTGGGCCCTGATCGGCGGCATCGGCGCCTCGCTGCTGCTGCCGGCCATGCAGTCGCTCATCCACGGCAACTTCCAGGGCGCCACCCAGCGCCGGGTGTACGCCCTGGTCGGCGCGGCCGCCGCGATCGCCGCCGCGGTCGGGCCGCTGCTCGGCGGGTTCATCACCACGTACCTGTCCTGGCGGGTCGGCTTCGCGCTGGAGGTGGTCATCATCGCCATCGCGCTGTCCGGCATCGGCCTGGTTCGCAACGTCGAGTACACCGGGCCGCGCACCGTCGACGTGGTCGGCTCGGCCCTCTCGGTGGTCGGCATGGGCGGCATCGTGCTCGGCATCCTGGTGTGGCAGGAGGGCGGCGACCGGGTGCTCGCGTTGCTGGTGCTCGGCGTGGCGGCGCTGGCCGGGCTGGCGTTCTGGCTGGTGCGGCGCAAGCGGCTGGGCAAGGCGCACCTGCTGGACCCGGCGCTGTTCAAGTCCGCGCTGTTCAAGGTGGGCATCTCCCAGCAGCTGTTGCAGCAGATCGCGCTGGGCGGCCTGATGATCGCGCTGCCGATCTACCTCCAGATGGTGCTGGAGTACACCGCCATGGAGGCGGGCCTGTCGCTCGCGCCGCTGTCGCTGAGCATGTTCGTGGTGGCCCTGCTGGCCGGCAAGCGGGCCGGGCGGCGGCGTCCGGCGAACATCGTCGGCACCGGATTCCTGCTGCTCACCGTCGGGGTCCTGATCCTGATCCCGCTGGTGCCGCGGGCACACTTCGGCTGGGCCCTGCTGATCCCGCTGGCGATCGCCGGCGGCGGGCTGGGCCTGCTGGTGTCGCAGCTCAACGACTACACGCTCGCCCCGATCTCCGAGGAGCGGGTCAGCGAGGCCGCCGCGGTGAACTCGGCGGGCGGCTCGTTCGGCCTGTCGTTCGGACTGGCCTTCGCCGGCGCGGTCATGCTGGCCACGCTCGCCGCCTCGTTCACCGCGAAGGCCGACGCGAGCACGGTCCTCTCCCCCGCCGAGCAGACCCGGGTGGCCGAGGTGCTGAACGAGAACGCCGAGGTGATGACCAACACGCACCTCGACGAGCTGCTCGCCGGTCAGCCCCCGGCGACGAAGGCCGAGATCATCCGGATCAACACCGAGGCCCGGCCGATCGCGCTCCAGGTCGCCCTGCTCATCCCGCTGCTCGCGGCGCTGCTCGGGCTGCTGAACTCGATCCGGATGCGCCGCCTGCCGGATCCCGAAAGATCCAATGCAGACGGCGCCATCCTCGGCTGA
- the tuf gene encoding elongation factor Tu, which translates to MAKSQFIRTKPHVNIGTMGHVDHGKTTLTAAITKVLADRDPVANRYVAFEGIDRAPEEAARGITITIAHVEYETATRHYAHVDMPGHADYVKNMITGAAQVDGAILVVSAQDGSMPQTREHVLLAQRVGVPHLVVALNKSDMVDDPELLDLVELEVRELLSQYGFPGDTLPVVRVSALRALEGDPRWVASIAELLDAVDDYVPVPPRELGEPFLMPIENVLSISGRGTVVTGKVERGELRAGEPVEIVGLGPTVASVATGLEMFGKVLESAQAGDNAAVLLRGVKREQVQRGQVLAAPASVRPHRVFVARMYALTAAEGGRHTPFEAHYRPQFYFHTTDVSGGMDLGGRDLVMPGDTLEAVTVHLGKPVALEPGLGFAVREGNRTVAAGTVVEVVD; encoded by the coding sequence ATGGCCAAGAGCCAGTTCATCCGTACGAAGCCGCACGTCAACATCGGCACGATGGGCCACGTCGACCACGGGAAGACGACCCTGACCGCCGCGATCACCAAGGTTCTCGCCGACCGCGACCCGGTGGCCAACCGGTATGTCGCGTTCGAGGGGATCGACCGGGCGCCGGAGGAGGCCGCCCGCGGGATCACCATCACCATCGCGCACGTCGAGTACGAGACGGCGACGCGGCACTACGCGCACGTCGACATGCCGGGGCACGCCGACTACGTGAAGAACATGATCACCGGGGCGGCTCAGGTGGACGGGGCGATCCTCGTGGTGTCGGCGCAGGACGGGTCGATGCCGCAGACCCGGGAGCACGTGCTGCTCGCGCAGCGGGTCGGGGTGCCGCACCTCGTGGTCGCGCTGAACAAGAGCGACATGGTCGACGACCCGGAGCTGCTCGACCTGGTCGAGCTGGAGGTCCGGGAGCTGCTGTCGCAGTACGGCTTCCCGGGCGACACCCTCCCCGTCGTGCGGGTGTCCGCACTGCGGGCGCTGGAGGGCGACCCGCGCTGGGTGGCGTCGATCGCCGAGTTGCTCGACGCGGTCGACGACTACGTGCCGGTCCCGCCGCGCGAGCTGGGCGAGCCGTTCCTGATGCCGATCGAGAACGTGCTGTCGATCAGCGGCCGGGGCACCGTGGTGACCGGGAAGGTGGAGCGTGGCGAGCTGCGCGCCGGTGAGCCGGTCGAGATCGTCGGCCTCGGCCCGACGGTTGCCAGCGTCGCGACCGGGCTGGAGATGTTCGGCAAGGTGCTGGAGTCGGCGCAGGCCGGGGACAACGCGGCGGTGCTGCTACGCGGGGTCAAGCGCGAGCAGGTACAGCGGGGGCAGGTCCTCGCCGCGCCGGCGAGCGTGCGACCGCACCGGGTCTTCGTCGCCCGGATGTACGCGCTGACCGCCGCCGAGGGTGGCCGGCACACCCCGTTCGAGGCGCACTACCGGCCGCAGTTCTACTTCCACACCACCGACGTGTCGGGCGGGATGGACCTGGGCGGCCGGGACCTGGTGATGCCGGGCGACACCCTGGAGGCGGTGACGGTGCACCTGGGCAAGCCGGTGGCGCTGGAGCCGGGCCTGGGCTTCGCGGTCCGGGAGGGTAACCGTACGGTCGCCGCCGGCACGGTCGTCGAGGTGGTCGACTGA